The Schaalia dentiphila ATCC 17982 sequence GCCGCGCGCCGCGCCGCAGCGTCACTCACGCCGCCGCGAGCGCTCCCCTGCCCCGCGCTCTCCTCGCCCGAGGAGGCGTCTGCGGAGGGTGCGACGGGGCGGGAGGCCGAGCCAGCCTCGTCGGAACGATTGGAGGAAGAGAAGGACCCGAAGTCGCCGGAGGCGCGCATCTGCAAGTACTGCTCGACGCCGCCGGGCAGCGCGCGGACCTGGCCGTCGCCGAGGAGGGCCACCTGGTGGTCGGTGACGCGCTCAAGGAGGTAGCGGTCGTGCGAGACGACGACGAGGGTGCCCGGGAAGGTGTCGAGCAGGTCCTCCATGGACGCCAGGGTGTCGGTGTCGAGGTCGTTCGTGGGCTCGTCGAGGAGCAGCACGTTCGGCTGGCTCATGAGCAGGCGCATGAGCTGGAGGCGTCGGCGCTCGCCGCCCGAGATCTCGCTGATGCGCGTGTAGGCGCGGGCGCGCGCGAACCCCATGCGCTCGGTCATCTGGGAGGCGCTGACCTCCTTGCCGTCCACGACGACGGTCTGGGCGACGTCGGCGACGGCCTCGACGACGCGCATGTCCGCCAGGGCGTCGAGCTCGTGCGTGTCCTGGGAGAGGGTGGCGACCTGGACGGTCTTGCCGCGCTTGACGCGCCCCGAGGTGGGCTCAAGGTCGCCGCGCAAAAGGTTGAGGATCGTCGTCTTGCCGGCGCCGTTGACGCCGACGATGCCGACGCGCTCGGCGGGTGCCAGACGCCAGGTGACGCCCTTGAGGATGTCCAGGCGCGAGCCGTCGGGGCGCGTGAAGGACACGGAGACGTCTTCGAGGTCGATGACGTCCTTGCCCAGGCGCGCGGTCGCCATCTTCACCAGCTCGACGGTGTCGCGCGGGGGCGGCACGTCGGCGATGAGGGCCTCGGCGGCGGCGATGTGGAACTTCGGCTTGGAGGTGCGCGCCGGGGCCCCGCGGCGCAGCCAGGCGAGCTCCTTGGTGAGCAGGTTGGCGCGCTTGGCGGCGGCCACGTCCGCCTGGCGCATGCGTTCGGCGCGGGCCAGCGTGTAGGCGGCGTAGGAGCCGTCGTAGATTTCGACGTGCCCGGCGATCTGCGGGCGGTCGCCGCCCGGGTCGACGCCGGGGACGACCTCCCAGATGTGCTCGCACACGGCGTCGAGGAACCAGCGGTCGTGGGTCACTGCCAGGAGCGCGCCGGACGCGCCGGGGCGGGCGAAGCGGGCGTTCAGGTGCGCGGCCAGCCATGCCACGCCCTCGACGTCGAGGTGGTTGGTGGGTTCGTCCAGGCACACGATGTCGGCGGTAGCCGCGAGGACTCGGGCGAGCGCAACGCGGCGGCGCTGCCCGCCCGACAGGGTGCCGACGAGGGCGGCGGGGTTGATGTCAGCGAGGAGACCGGCGTGGATGTCGCGCACGGCCGGGTCGGATGCCCACTCATATTCCTCCATGCCGGGGTGAACGGCCTGGATGACGGTGTCCTCCGGGTTGAGGGTGTCCGCCTGGGTGAGGACTGCGACGCGCACGCCGTCGCGTCGGGTCACCACTCCCCCGTCGGGTTCCTGAGTACCGGCGACGATGCGCAGGAGCGTGGACTTTCCGGCACCGTTGGGGCCGAGGATACCGACGCGACTGCCGTCGTCGAGGCCGACCGTGACCCCTTCGAGGAGCTTACGCGATCCGGCGAGGGCTCCGACATTTTGGGTTCCAAGCAGGTGTGCCATCAGATGGCCTCCGTCGATTCAATGCGGGCGCCGCAGGCTGGCCCGTGGGTGGGGGTCGCGCGCGCGACCGTGGGCGCGCCGCTGAGGGTGGCTGCGAGGGCTTGGGCGTGCTCGGCGTCGCGCGCGAGGGCTGCAACGGTCGGGCCGGACCCGGACAGGGTGACGGCCAGGGCTCCCGCATCCTTCGCGGCACCGATGGTCTCGGCCAGCTCGGGGCGCAGGCGCAGGGCGGGTGCCTGCAGGTCATTGACGAGGCAGTGGCGCAGTTCCACGGGTTCCCCGCACAGGGCGGCGACCTCCTCGGGCGTGGGTCCGGCGAGGGCGCGCTCACTCGCCGCGTCGACTCGATCGAACTCACGGAACACCTCGGGGGTGGACAGGCCCTCGTGGGACAGGAGCATGACCCAGTGGTGGCGGCCCTCCTCGTCCCCTTCGCGCAGGACGCTCATGTGGTCCCCGCGCCCGGTTCCCAGCGCGATGCCGCCCGCCAGGCAGGCGGGGACGTCGGCGCCCAGCGAGCGGCCGATCGCCTGCAGTTGCTCGGCGCCCAGGCCCAGCTCCCACAGCTCATTGCAGGCCACCAGGGCGGCGGCCGCGTCGGCTGACCCGCCGGCCATGCCACCAGCGACGGGCACGCGCTTGTCGACGCGGATGCTCAGGCCAGCGGCGGTGGACGCCCAGGGGCCCGCGGCGGCGAGGCGCTGGAGAACGCGCGCGGCGCGCACAGCCAGGTGGGTCTGCGGGTCCACGTCCGCCATGGCGCGGGTCGTGGCCTCGTCGATGCTGCCGTCGGGCAGGTACGCGATCGTCTCGACGCGTACGCCGGGCGTCTTGGAGGTGCGCACGGTGACGGTTTCGCGCAGGTTCAGGGCCTCGAAGACCGTGACGAGGGGGTGGTAGCCGTCTGGCGTGGGCGCGCCGACGCGCAGGGTCAGGTTGACTTTTCCGGGCGCACTGGCGCGCACTTCACGCATGGCGTTCCTTCTTCCTACCGCTTGTCTGACCGGCGGCCCTCAGCGGGCCGCGGTCGACGCCGCGAGGGTACCGTTCACGCGGGCCTCGATGACGGCGCGTCCCAGCTCGACGAACTCGTCGATCGAGAGGGTCTCGCCGCGGCGCGTCGGGTCAATGCCAGCGGCCGACAGGAGGGCCTCGGAGGCCTCGGGGCCGCCCGCCCAGTTCTTGAGGGCCGCACGCAGGGTCTTGCGGCGCTGGCCGAAGGCCACATCGGTGGCCTCGAAGGTGGCGCGACGCAGCTCGTCGTCGCCGCGCGGGGTCTCCAGACGTGTGAGGCGCACGAGGGCGCTATCCACGCCGGGCACGGGCCAGAACACGGAGCGGCCGATCGTCCCGGCGCGCTCAACCGAGCCATACCAGGAGGCCTTCACGGAGGGCACGCCGTAGGTGCGCGATCCGGGGCCGGCGGCCAGGCGGTCCGCGACCTCAGCCTGGACCATGACGACGACGCCCTGGACGGAGGGGAAGGCCTCAAGCATGTTGAGCAGAACCGGCACGGCCACGTTATACGGCAGGTTCGCGACGAGCTTCGTGGGGGCGGGCCAGTCCACGCCGAAGTCATCGATGCCGCTGATTTCCGTGGCGTCCATGGTGACAACGTGCAAGCGGTCGGCGGCCTCGCTCATTCGGGCGCGCACGGTCTGCGGCAGGGCTGCGGCCAGGGTCGGATCAATCTCGACGGCACGCACGCGCGCACCGACTTCCAGGAGCGCGAGCGTCAGGGAACCGAGGCCGGGGCCGACCTCGATGACCTCGTCACCCGCTTCGACGCCACCGGCTGCGACGATCTTGCGCACCGTGCCCGCGTCGTGCACGAAGTTCTGGCCCAGCACCTTGGTGGGGCGAATACCGAGCGCCTCGGAGATGGCCTTGACTTCAAGGGGACCGAGCAGGCCCGTCTCGGAGGGGACGGCTCCCTCGGGCAGGGTCGGATCGAGGCGGCGGCGCGTGTCGCGCTGGTTGCGTTGGGAGGATCGGCTCACGCTGGCAAGTCTAGTGCACGGGGCCGACGAGGCCGGGGCTGGGGGCACTGTGAGGCTCGAAGCGTCACGGGGCGGGGGCGGGCGGTAGGACGACGCGCACCTCGTACTTGCTGGCCTGCTCACCCAGAACGGCATTGACCTGCTTCTTCACGACGTCTTCCAAACGCCCCTGCGCCTTGTCAAGCAGACCCTTGGAAACAGCCTCGTCTGCTGCAGCAGCTTCCCGATCCGCCAGGAAGGTGGTGACCTCTCCGACCTCGATCTGGTTAACGATGGAGAAAGACTGGTCGTAGGTCTCGACCGAGGCAGGGTCGATGGACGCGGAGAGAATTTCGACGGCAGGCACGGTCACCGTCACGACGTGCCCCGTTTCGTCCACCTCGACCTGAATCCGGCTGACGTCGGCCACTCCGGCCTTCACTTCTCCCGAATAGGTGATGAGGTAATGGGCGCTCGTGCCCGGCACTTCCATGCCAAACACCTTGGTTCCCTCCTCAGAGTATTTCCCCACCTGGGTGAAGTTGTAGGACTCAGTGGAAAGTTCACCAATATCCGCGAAAGAGTTTTTCACAAGAGTCGTGTCAACGGTAACGACTGGTTCGCCACCCTGGTCCCCGGACCCGACGCCGAATACCGGGGCAGCCTTCATGCCACCGGCGAATCCTACACCTGCGATCACCACAGACGCAGCCAACTTAGCAACGGTGGAAAAACCCATGACGACCTCACTGACACAATTAGGGTGAATATTAAGTAACCCTCATGGGGATTGTACGGTAAGCGTCAAGTTGCCACAACCCCTACACCACGCGGATAGGTTATCGGCGTGCGGATAGCTTACTTTCCTATCCGCATGCGCCTAACCTATCCACATCTTCACAACCTATCCATATGCCGACGGCGAGCCGGGCGCCGCACGCATAAGCTTGCCAACACCCAGCTAGACACACTCCCCATTCTGGCGCAGCACGCATCCGCCCCCGGCACACGCCCGTAGACACGAACGAAAGCCGGGCCCGACAACCCTCGTTGTCAGGCCCGGCCCTCAGCATCTCTCAGGCTTAGTACCAGCCCACGGCGCTGGAGTGCGCCCAGGCGGAGCAGGGCGTGCCGTAGCGGCCCTTGATGTAGCCGATACCCCAGTTGATCTGGGTGATCGGGTTGGTACGCCAGTCAGCACCGGCCGAGGCCATCTTCGAGCCCGGCAGCGACTGCGGGATACCGTAGGCACCCGACGAGGCGTTCTCGGCGTACGGATTCCACTGCGACTCGCGGTTCCACAGGAGGACCAGGCACTGGTACTCGCTGTCTCCCCAGCCCTGGGCTGCGACGAGGGGCTTGGCCAGCGAACGCGGGTCCTCGCCGGAGTAGGTGGTCGGGACGGCGCCGGCGGCGGCAGCGGCAGCGGCGGCGGCAGCAGCCGTGGCGGAGTCAGTGTTCTTCGTGTCGGCTGCGATAGCGGCGATCTCTTCCTTCGTGGAGATCGTGCCGAGCTTCGCGCGGTAGCGCACGGAGGTCGTACCGTCCGCCTCGACCTTCTCCTCGAGGGTGGCCTTCGGGTCGATGCCTGCGGCGATGAGGGCGGCCGGAGTGGCCTCCTTCGTCCCCTCGCTGCGCACCTGGGTGACGGGCTGAGACGTGGAGTGCTCGGTGATCGGCACGGTGGTCAGGACCTCTTCGCCCTTCTTCTCCTGCCACACGGTCCACGTGGTGACGCCGTTGACGCCGACCGTCGTCACCTGGGATTCGCCGACGAAGAGGTCGGAGTTGGTCGTCGTCGTCTCACTGAAGGGGATCTCGACGGTCTCGGTGGCCTCACCGCGGGTCACGCGGCTGACGTTGATCGACAGCTCGCCGGCCTCGCCCGTCGTGACGTTCACGCGGTCGAGGGGGTGCACGGAGACGCCGGAGGCCTTGAGGATCGCGCGGGCATCCTGCCCGGGACGTGCGGCGACCTCGCGCGTGGTGCCATCCACCGTGACGACGACGTTGCGAGCGCGCGACACGAGCGGGGTAAGCTCGTCACGTGAGGAGGAACGGTCTGCAGCGAGGCTGACGGTCGAGCCCAGCGGAGCGGCGTCCGCGAGGATCGCATCGGCCGACGAGGCCGTGGTCCAGAGGGTACGGGTCTGACCGTCGACGGCCACCGTGTACGGCTTGGAGGTGCGCACGATGATCGTGTCGCCGTCGCGCACGGCCTCGCCGGTGCCGGGCTGAACGAGGTCATTGCTGCCAACACTCACGCCCGCGGCATGCAGCGCGTCGCCGACGGTGTTACCCCAGGAGGTCACGGGGCGCGAGACGCCGTTAACCTCGAGCATGACGGATGTGTGCGAGGAGGCGACACCGACGCCTGCGACGCCGAGGACACCCGCCGAGGCGAGGGCGGCGACGCCGAGGACGATGCGCGGGGAAGGCGCGAAGGAACGCACGTGGGCGCCCAGGACGTGCAGGGCGCTTGCGGCGGACGCACTCAGGGAGGTGCTCAGGTGGTGGTTCACGATTCTCCAGTTACTCGCTATTGGTATGCCGGTCAGCTTAACGTGCACGCACGCGGGCGCGCCAGGGTCTGGCCGCGCCCGCGTGCAATGTCACGTCAGACGAGGCCCAGCTTGTAGGCGCAGCCCCACTGGCCCCAACCGGAGCGCTGCTGGAGCATGCGCGCACGCATGGTCTGTTCTTCCACGGAGGCATCAGAGGGCAGGCCGGAGCCGCCCACGGAACGCCACGTCGGCAGAGAGAATTGGTACATGCCGTAGTAGCCGTTGCCCGTGTTGATCGACGGGTTGCCACCGGACTCGCACTGGGCGATGGCCGCCCAGATCGCAGC is a genomic window containing:
- the rsmA gene encoding 16S rRNA (adenine(1518)-N(6)/adenine(1519)-N(6))-dimethyltransferase RsmA; protein product: MSRSSQRNQRDTRRRLDPTLPEGAVPSETGLLGPLEVKAISEALGIRPTKVLGQNFVHDAGTVRKIVAAGGVEAGDEVIEVGPGLGSLTLALLEVGARVRAVEIDPTLAAALPQTVRARMSEAADRLHVVTMDATEISGIDDFGVDWPAPTKLVANLPYNVAVPVLLNMLEAFPSVQGVVVMVQAEVADRLAAGPGSRTYGVPSVKASWYGSVERAGTIGRSVFWPVPGVDSALVRLTRLETPRGDDELRRATFEATDVAFGQRRKTLRAALKNWAGGPEASEALLSAAGIDPTRRGETLSIDEFVELGRAVIEARVNGTLAASTAAR
- a CDS encoding 4-(cytidine 5'-diphospho)-2-C-methyl-D-erythritol kinase, with amino-acid sequence MREVRASAPGKVNLTLRVGAPTPDGYHPLVTVFEALNLRETVTVRTSKTPGVRVETIAYLPDGSIDEATTRAMADVDPQTHLAVRAARVLQRLAAAGPWASTAAGLSIRVDKRVPVAGGMAGGSADAAAALVACNELWELGLGAEQLQAIGRSLGADVPACLAGGIALGTGRGDHMSVLREGDEEGRHHWVMLLSHEGLSTPEVFREFDRVDAASERALAGPTPEEVAALCGEPVELRHCLVNDLQAPALRLRPELAETIGAAKDAGALAVTLSGSGPTVAALARDAEHAQALAATLSGAPTVARATPTHGPACGARIESTEAI
- a CDS encoding ABC-F family ATP-binding cassette domain-containing protein, with translation MAHLLGTQNVGALAGSRKLLEGVTVGLDDGSRVGILGPNGAGKSTLLRIVAGTQEPDGGVVTRRDGVRVAVLTQADTLNPEDTVIQAVHPGMEEYEWASDPAVRDIHAGLLADINPAALVGTLSGGQRRRVALARVLAATADIVCLDEPTNHLDVEGVAWLAAHLNARFARPGASGALLAVTHDRWFLDAVCEHIWEVVPGVDPGGDRPQIAGHVEIYDGSYAAYTLARAERMRQADVAAAKRANLLTKELAWLRRGAPARTSKPKFHIAAAEALIADVPPPRDTVELVKMATARLGKDVIDLEDVSVSFTRPDGSRLDILKGVTWRLAPAERVGIVGVNGAGKTTILNLLRGDLEPTSGRVKRGKTVQVATLSQDTHELDALADMRVVEAVADVAQTVVVDGKEVSASQMTERMGFARARAYTRISEISGGERRRLQLMRLLMSQPNVLLLDEPTNDLDTDTLASMEDLLDTFPGTLVVVSHDRYLLERVTDHQVALLGDGQVRALPGGVEQYLQMRASGDFGSFSSSNRSDEAGSASRPVAPSADASSGEESAGQGSARGGVSDAAARRAAKKEVARIERKLERLRAEASSLEAKLEKLSIQVATDPAAVSELTKVSAAHQDILSEMDELEEAWLEAADLLE
- a CDS encoding DUF4230 domain-containing protein, which codes for MKAAPVFGVGSGDQGGEPVVTVDTTLVKNSFADIGELSTESYNFTQVGKYSEEGTKVFGMEVPGTSAHYLITYSGEVKAGVADVSRIQVEVDETGHVVTVTVPAVEILSASIDPASVETYDQSFSIVNQIEVGEVTTFLADREAAAADEAVSKGLLDKAQGRLEDVVKKQVNAVLGEQASKYEVRVVLPPAPAP
- a CDS encoding ubiquitin-like domain-containing protein, whose product is MNHHLSTSLSASAASALHVLGAHVRSFAPSPRIVLGVAALASAGVLGVAGVGVASSHTSVMLEVNGVSRPVTSWGNTVGDALHAAGVSVGSNDLVQPGTGEAVRDGDTIIVRTSKPYTVAVDGQTRTLWTTASSADAILADAAPLGSTVSLAADRSSSRDELTPLVSRARNVVVTVDGTTREVAARPGQDARAILKASGVSVHPLDRVNVTTGEAGELSINVSRVTRGEATETVEIPFSETTTTNSDLFVGESQVTTVGVNGVTTWTVWQEKKGEEVLTTVPITEHSTSQPVTQVRSEGTKEATPAALIAAGIDPKATLEEKVEADGTTSVRYRAKLGTISTKEEIAAIAADTKNTDSATAAAAAAAAAAAGAVPTTYSGEDPRSLAKPLVAAQGWGDSEYQCLVLLWNRESQWNPYAENASSGAYGIPQSLPGSKMASAGADWRTNPITQINWGIGYIKGRYGTPCSAWAHSSAVGWY